One window from the genome of Rhodococcus sp. ABRD24 encodes:
- a CDS encoding SIMPL domain-containing protein — translation MPTNPVTITVTGHANRTFAPNRCVVHVSVAFDGATRAEAANPAAKSAAALTELIRTVAKHPQHPIRRWSLDQVQHSRYRPYHPNGKKLPWNYQSTASGSVTFRDASAVAPFIDQASAIEGVDVGRLEWKLTRKIRTKALAQVRDLAVRDALAKAEGYTQSLGCRRIEAVALADPGMLNGGQRPDYGAPSMRMMAASAPAHDTAERPAIELTPEPIHVSADVEARFEAS, via the coding sequence ATGCCGACCAATCCCGTCACCATCACCGTCACCGGCCACGCGAACCGGACCTTCGCACCGAACCGTTGCGTTGTGCACGTGAGTGTCGCGTTCGACGGCGCCACCCGAGCGGAGGCCGCCAACCCCGCCGCGAAGTCGGCAGCAGCACTGACCGAGCTGATCCGCACCGTCGCGAAGCACCCACAGCATCCGATTCGCCGCTGGTCCCTGGATCAGGTCCAGCACTCGCGGTACCGGCCGTATCACCCGAACGGCAAGAAGCTGCCGTGGAACTACCAGTCGACGGCCTCCGGCTCGGTGACCTTCCGCGACGCCTCGGCCGTGGCGCCCTTCATCGACCAGGCATCCGCAATCGAAGGCGTCGACGTCGGACGGCTCGAGTGGAAGCTCACCCGCAAGATCCGCACAAAGGCGCTGGCGCAGGTGCGCGACCTCGCCGTCCGCGACGCTCTCGCCAAGGCTGAGGGCTACACGCAAAGCCTCGGCTGCCGGCGGATCGAGGCGGTGGCCCTGGCCGACCCCGGCATGCTGAACGGAGGCCAACGCCCCGACTACGGCGCTCCGAGCATGCGGATGATGGCGGCGTCAGCGCCAGCGCACGACACCGCCGAGCGGCCGGCGATCGAACTGACCCCCGAGCCGATCCACGTCAGCGCCGATGTCGAGGCTCGCTTCGAGGCTTCATGA
- a CDS encoding Ltp family lipoprotein has translation MTTPAGWHPDPQGSGHLRWWDGQQWTSALQPRPTVPTGPTLAEHPSGPHGDPGSGGSPRKKWPWVVGAVVALIVIVGVVNSISKSSDDVSTNAANTTQSSAVEKAPITTKSTTTTVAPPPPTTTVALPPPVTQVAPVQTATQAPPVTVKPETTAPTRAESGMTGGQRNAVRAAKGYLDYTAFSRQGLIEQLEFEDYSTADATFAVDYVAPDWNEQAAKAAEDYLDYTAFSRQGLIDQLMFDGYTSEQARYGVDQTGI, from the coding sequence ATGACTACACCCGCTGGATGGCATCCAGACCCACAAGGCTCCGGGCACCTGCGGTGGTGGGACGGACAACAGTGGACGTCGGCACTTCAGCCGCGCCCGACGGTCCCGACAGGTCCGACGCTGGCGGAACACCCGTCGGGGCCGCACGGTGACCCGGGCTCCGGTGGATCCCCGCGCAAGAAGTGGCCGTGGGTCGTCGGCGCGGTCGTAGCGCTCATCGTCATTGTCGGTGTGGTCAATTCAATCAGTAAATCGTCTGACGATGTGTCGACCAACGCAGCGAACACGACACAATCAAGCGCGGTCGAGAAAGCTCCAATCACCACCAAGTCGACGACCACCACGGTGGCTCCGCCGCCCCCGACCACAACGGTGGCGCTGCCACCCCCGGTCACACAGGTGGCACCGGTACAAACAGCAACGCAAGCGCCGCCCGTGACGGTCAAACCGGAGACCACCGCGCCGACAAGGGCCGAGTCCGGAATGACGGGCGGGCAGAGGAATGCCGTACGAGCGGCAAAGGGCTATCTCGATTACACCGCGTTCTCACGACAGGGCCTGATCGAGCAACTGGAATTCGAGGACTACTCGACCGCGGACGCGACCTTCGCCGTGGACTACGTGGCGCCCGATTGGAATGAACAGGCGGCAAAGGCTGCGGAGGACTACCTCGACTACACAGCCTTCTCACGACAAGGCCTGATCGACCAGTTGATGTTCGATGGCTATACGAGTGAACAGGCACGCTACGGAGTCGACCAGACCGGAATCTGA
- a CDS encoding NfeD family protein, with the protein MTALGALALIVGVLLIVIEAHAPTLGALGVLGTVLAGAGVWLLFTSGDMGQEIAIPATVGVGVVGVGVIALTGRKVLAARRTPVQTGVGSLIGSDATVRSWEGEQGQVEADGGLWSARMEFGYDGVPEPGESVVVEQIHGLTLTVRRREPWELPL; encoded by the coding sequence ATGACCGCGTTGGGCGCGTTGGCGCTGATAGTGGGTGTGTTGCTGATCGTGATCGAGGCACACGCGCCGACGCTCGGTGCGCTCGGTGTGCTCGGCACGGTTCTCGCCGGTGCGGGCGTGTGGCTGCTGTTCACGTCGGGCGATATGGGACAGGAGATCGCGATCCCCGCGACCGTCGGAGTTGGTGTCGTCGGAGTCGGTGTGATCGCCCTGACTGGACGCAAGGTGCTTGCCGCGCGTCGAACACCGGTGCAGACGGGCGTCGGGTCGTTGATCGGATCAGACGCCACGGTCCGCAGCTGGGAGGGCGAGCAGGGGCAGGTCGAGGCGGACGGCGGGTTATGGAGCGCCCGAATGGAATTCGGATATGACGGCGTCCCCGAGCCGGGGGAGTCCGTCGTCGTCGAGCAGATCCACGGCCTCACTCTGACCGTGCGTCGTCGTGAACCGTGGGAGTTGCCGCTATGA
- a CDS encoding slipin family protein — translation MTTILVILVIVVLLAATLAASAVRVLREYERGVLFRLGRLVELRGPGLVLLIPAIDRMERVSLRTVTMNIPVQEVITRDNVPAKVTAVAYFRVIDADRAIVEVEDFFSATLQIAQTTLRSVLGKAELDALLAEREQLNEDLQKVIDQQTEPWGVKVTTVEIKDVEIPSNMQRAIARQAEAERERRAKIINAEAEFQASAKLAEAADVISRNPTTLQLRYLQTLGEMGGESNSTVVFPVPLDLIRPFLASGNNADRSAAEKGVDVNAFIQGPARPATPQAGR, via the coding sequence ATGACCACCATCCTTGTCATTCTCGTCATCGTCGTCCTGCTCGCGGCCACCCTGGCCGCGTCCGCGGTCCGGGTCCTGCGAGAGTACGAGCGCGGTGTGCTGTTCCGCCTGGGTCGGCTGGTCGAACTGAGGGGGCCAGGCCTGGTCCTGCTGATTCCGGCGATCGATCGGATGGAACGGGTGAGCCTGCGGACAGTCACGATGAACATTCCGGTGCAGGAGGTGATCACCCGCGACAACGTGCCGGCGAAGGTCACCGCCGTCGCGTACTTTCGGGTGATCGACGCGGACCGGGCGATCGTCGAGGTAGAGGACTTCTTCTCCGCCACCCTGCAGATAGCGCAGACGACGCTGCGGTCGGTGCTCGGCAAGGCCGAGCTGGACGCGTTGCTGGCCGAGCGCGAACAACTCAACGAGGACCTGCAGAAGGTGATCGATCAGCAGACCGAACCGTGGGGCGTGAAGGTCACCACCGTCGAGATCAAGGACGTGGAGATCCCGTCCAACATGCAGCGCGCCATCGCGCGGCAGGCCGAGGCCGAGCGGGAACGGCGAGCCAAGATCATCAACGCGGAGGCCGAGTTCCAGGCGTCGGCGAAACTCGCCGAGGCCGCGGACGTGATCAGCCGCAACCCGACGACGCTGCAACTGCGCTACCTGCAGACGCTGGGGGAGATGGGCGGGGAGAGCAACTCGACGGTGGTCTTCCCGGTGCCGCTCGACCTGATCCGGCCGTTCCTGGCGAGCGGTAACAATGCCGATCGGTCGGCCGCCGAGAAGGGGGTCGACGTCAACGCGTTCATCCAGGGCCCGGCGCGCCCCGCGACGCCGCAGGCGGGCCGGTAG